The genomic DNA TCCGGCCAGCTGCACTACGTCACACTCCGGTAGGCGGCCGAGGTGTTGAGTCATGAGATTGAGGGTGCGGGACCAGGAGACGCCGAGCGTGTTGCCCTGCTGGGCGACCTCCATGAGCGTGGCGGCGGCGCGCTCGGCCACGGCCTCCCGTGCCGAGCTGCCGGGGGAGGCCTCGGCGATGTCCACGGCGTCCACACCGAGGGCGGCGGCCAGCGCGACGGCGTCGATGGCGCTCTGCCACGGGCGGTGCACGGTGATGGTCACGATGCCGTCCCGCAGGGCTTCGTCCAGGTAGCGGGCGACTTGAAAGCGGGAGATGTTGTGTTCCTTGGCGATCTCCACCTTGGACGTGTTGTGGAGGTAATAGGCCGTGGCGATGTCCGCCAATAGCTCCTGATGCGTCGTCGACACGGTGTGGCTCCTCCAGTCGGCACGGTCCGCTCATCTGAGCGACTCATGACAAGTGAGTATGCCACCCTTGCTCATTTGATCAAATGTGGCTACAGTCACATATCAGATGAGCGTCGAGCATCGATCATATGAGCGAAAGTTTCCGTACTTCGTCCGGGACCTGCCCCGCGTCATGGGTCGAGGCCGCGCCCGCCACAACTGCAAGGAGCGCACCATCATGAATCGTCCACGCGCGCGGAACCTGACTGAGTTCTCGCTCAGCCGCCGCTCTCTGCTGGGGCTGGGAGTCGGCGCGGCCGCGGCCACCACACTGTCCGCCTGCGGCTCCGGAGCCGGGGGCACCGCGCAGGAGCGGGAGATCGTCGTGGCGATCGTCGCCAACCCCCAGATGCAGGACGCGATCAGTTTGATCGACGACTTCCGGGCCAAGCACCCGGGAACGAATGTCCGCTTCGTCTCCCTGCCGGAGAACGAGGCCCGCGCCAAGATCACGGCCTCCGTGGCCACCGGCGGCGGCGAGTTCGACGTCGTGATGATCTCCAATTACGAGACGCCGATGTGGGCTGAAAACGGCTGGATCGCCGACCTGGTCCCCTTCATGGACGCCACCGAGGGGTATGACCGGCAGGACTTCATCCCCACCATCCGCGAGGCTCTCTCCGTCGGCTCGGGCCAGTATTCGGTCCCGTTCTACGGGGAGTCCTCCTTCCTGGTGTACCGCGAGGACCTCTTCGAGCAGGCGGGTATCACGATGCCCGAGCAGCCCACGTGGGAACAGATCGCCCAGTACGCCGCCGAGTTTCACGATCCGGCCAAGAATTTCTCCGGCATCTGCCTCCGCGGCTTGGCCGGTTGGGGCGAGGTCATGGCCCCGCTGAATACCGTGATCAACACCTACGGCGGGCGGTGGTTTGACGAGGCCTGGAACCCGCAGCTGAACAGCCCCGAGGTCCATGCCGCGGTGAGCGACTACGTGAACTTGGTGCGCACCTCCGGCCAGCCCGGCGCGGCGACGTCCGGCTACGGCGACTGCCTCACGCGGTTCGCCCAGGGCAACGCGGCCATGTGGTACGACGCGACGGCCATGGTCTCCTCCGTCGAGGACCCCGCCTCCTCCCTGGTGGTGGGCAAAACCAACTACGCGCTCGCGCCGGTCAAGGAAACGACGTCGGCCGGCTGGCTCTACACGTGGGCGCTCGCCATCCCCGCCACCAGCCAGCGCAAGCAGGCCGCGTGGGACTTCATCGCGTGGATGACCAACAAGGAATACATGCAGCTGGTGGGGAACAACGTCAGCTGGGAGCGGCTGCCCCCGGGGAGCCGGCAGTCCACCTACGAGATCCCGGAGTACGCCGAGATCGCCGAGTCCTACGCGGGCCCCACGCTCACGGCCATGGGCCAGGCGAACCAGGACAACGCGATGGCCCAGCCCGTCCCTTACCCCGGCATCCAGTTCGTGGGGATCCCGGAGTTCCAGGACCTCGGCACGCGCGTCGGCCAGCAGGTCTCCGCCGCCATCGCGGGGCAGCAGTCCGTCGAGGACGCGCTCGCGCAGTCCCAAAGCTTCGCCCAGAGCGTGGCCCGAACCTACCAGGAAGGCTAAGCCATGAGCACGGATACTGCCTCGGCCGCGAAGGGCATCCGCACCGCCCGCGGCGCCGCTGACCGGCCCGCGCGCACCCCGGAGGAGCGCCGGGCGGCCCGGCGGGAAGGGTGGGCCCGCCGTGGGCCGCTCCTGCCGGCGCTGATCTTCACGATCATCGTCACCCAGATCCCGTTCCTGATGACCATTTGGTACTCGCTGCGGTCCTGGAACCTCCTCCGCCCAGACGGGCAGACGTTCGTCTGGTTCCAGAACTTCGTGGACATCTTCATGGATTCCACGTTCCGTTCCGCGGCACTGAACTCCATCCTCATCACGGTGGGCTGCGTCTTCGCCGCCCTCATCCTCGGGACGCTGTTCGCCATCCTGCTGGACCGGGAATTCTTGGGCCGCGGCGTGGTCCGCACCCTGCTGATCACCCCGTTCCTCATCATGCCCGCGGCCACCTCCATGCTGTGGAGCGTCTCCCTGCTGAACCCCAGCTTCGGCCTGCTGAACTGGGTGATCGGCCTCTTTGGGGTGGCGCCCATCGACTTCACCTCCCAGCTGCCCCTGTTCTCCGTGATCATGGCGCTGGTGT from Zhihengliuella flava includes the following:
- a CDS encoding ABC transporter substrate-binding protein translates to MSVEHRSYERKFPYFVRDLPRVMGRGRARHNCKERTIMNRPRARNLTEFSLSRRSLLGLGVGAAAATTLSACGSGAGGTAQEREIVVAIVANPQMQDAISLIDDFRAKHPGTNVRFVSLPENEARAKITASVATGGGEFDVVMISNYETPMWAENGWIADLVPFMDATEGYDRQDFIPTIREALSVGSGQYSVPFYGESSFLVYREDLFEQAGITMPEQPTWEQIAQYAAEFHDPAKNFSGICLRGLAGWGEVMAPLNTVINTYGGRWFDEAWNPQLNSPEVHAAVSDYVNLVRTSGQPGAATSGYGDCLTRFAQGNAAMWYDATAMVSSVEDPASSLVVGKTNYALAPVKETTSAGWLYTWALAIPATSQRKQAAWDFIAWMTNKEYMQLVGNNVSWERLPPGSRQSTYEIPEYAEIAESYAGPTLTAMGQANQDNAMAQPVPYPGIQFVGIPEFQDLGTRVGQQVSAAIAGQQSVEDALAQSQSFAQSVARTYQEG
- a CDS encoding carbohydrate ABC transporter permease, producing MSTDTASAAKGIRTARGAADRPARTPEERRAARREGWARRGPLLPALIFTIIVTQIPFLMTIWYSLRSWNLLRPDGQTFVWFQNFVDIFMDSTFRSAALNSILITVGCVFAALILGTLFAILLDREFLGRGVVRTLLITPFLIMPAATSMLWSVSLLNPSFGLLNWVIGLFGVAPIDFTSQLPLFSVIMALVWQWTPFMMLLILAGLQAQPKDVLEAAALDGAGWGKTFLFVTLPQLRRYMELAVLLGAIYVVNTFDQIYLMTAGGPGTASANLPFYIYQRAFLGFDIGQAAAMGVVTVIATIIIATFALRLIFRSFDAKD